The following nucleotide sequence is from Nycticebus coucang isolate mNycCou1 chromosome 8, mNycCou1.pri, whole genome shotgun sequence.
tcatgccaGAAAAGGCAAATTATATTTGGGAGGCAACAAGAGCTTACTGAGCTGTGCATATGGTATGAAGAACAAGAAAGATCGTAGCAACTGATATACACATTCACACAGTTATGCAGGTGTCTTAAAGACACCTACAGTCTAAAGACCGTAAAAGATAAATGCTACCATTATCTTTATCTTTATGATTGGTAAACAGGGAGTTGATACTATCTCTAAAAACCATATTCCTTCACTTTATTTCTATTGGGATTCATTGGTATGATTAAAACCTGGATGGACTGAAATATTTCAAGAACCTGCAGTGAATACCCTTTCCTTTGTCTgaaaatgtagttttattttatcCAAAATTGTTTTCTATAATTTCCCTCTCCACCCACAAATGACCTTCTTTTTATACTTGTGGATATGCCCACTCGTGAATGTGTGGACTATAACTACATTTCAAAGAAGTAAGAGAAACCCTAATGTTCTTCTGGCTCACAGGGACTATCAACCATAGTCTAACTGTGAAACAGTTCAGTTTGTATTACTCTAATCCTTTTTTAGTAATTTCCACCATTTGAAATGTAGTTAGGATGCTACTGGTAGTTGAAAGCTAACAAcatgatttaatatttttaacataggaACTGGTGTTTGTTAACctgctttcaatttttaaatgtcactgCTCAAGTTATAATGTtactactaataataaataaGGCTAAACCAGTGGCAGTGTGGTTtcatatcacaatttatttagACTTATTTTGGGGTTCTAGATGAACCATTGTTTTTCGAGTCTTCTTGGtcattccttttcctttatttaatgtaaaataactttttttcttttccttgtcatTTGCTAGGATGGTTATTCTACATTAAAGGATCTTTCTTATATTAGTTTGTATTCTGTTCGGTGGAGGAGAAAATTTGTCTCAGTTTcaatttctcttttgttctcaGATGTCCTTTCCTCGTTCAGTGctgaagtagaaaaataatttttccccctTGCACAACAAACAGGTTCAAAGTCCTGCTTTTACCACATTGATCCAAACAGCAAATTTTGTATCCCACACAAGACATGAAAACCAAAGTTCTATTTTGGAAGTCTCCAAGGGTCTGAGAACAATCGAAAATAAATGTGTGTCTCTGGGATTATCTCTTAGTGGTTCACTGGTCATTCTGAGGAGGGGCATGGAAGCCAGCTAGTGCACCGGCCCAGCAACGGATGCAAGGGTGGCTGGCTCAGCTCAGAAATCAGGCCTCTGTTGTCAGAGAGGATGGGAGGCAAACTGAAGAAATTACAAGAAAAGTAGCAAACAATTCAGTAGGATTTGAGAGTCTCTTGAGGCTCCTCCCTTCCTGATTCCCTGCATGAGTCATTTTTCCAGTCTGTCCACACCCATCACCCTTCCACTGGCCACCACCCCACATCCCCATTCACCACGCTGCTACCACTGGAACTTGCTGCCAGTACAAGTCCAGACTCCATCTTCGCCCTTGCTGTGTAAGCTGGTCTAGTTCTATCGCAGTTTTCAGAGTAAAGCTGAGACTCATTGGTTTAATACAGATCTACTTTCAGCCTCATCTCCTGCCACTCCCCGACATGTTGCCTCCCTCGCCTCTAACAGAAAGGCTGGCAAAGTCCCTGGGCCCTGTTCTTTCTTCGCTCCACCTGGATTCAACTCCCCCGCCTCCCCTTATTTTGATCTTGCCAACTTCCTTCTAAACACCATTCAAGGCACCAGTTAAATATAATTCCTCTGGGAACCCTTCCCTGGCCCTTCTGGGGCTTCTCAGACTCTCATAGGGTTGCCTCCACCTTCCTGCCCCTTATCCTTCTGGCTCAAtcacttggtttctttttctcttctctagcaGATGTTTTATCCTTGAGTACAGGAGCTCTGTCTTACTCATTCTAGTAGGCAGTCTTCATCAATTTGGGTAATTAGTAACTGGTAGATAGAAAGTACCCAAACCTTGGGTAGGGCACTATGGCCCacactcctagcactctgggaggccaaggagggaggattgcttgaggccagaagttggacACAGAGCCTGACATGGTGACAGCCCATctgtaaaaaaatgtaaaaacaacaacaacaaaaaagcactCATCTCTGTTTTCTGACAAAGTGTCAGTGTCCTTTTCATTTGCTTCAACTCTGTGGACACTTGGGTACTTTTATGGTTAATTTgaagcagggtctcactttgtcacccacagcAGAGTGCcttagctctcagcaacctgaaactcttgggctcaagtgatcctcttgcctcagtctcccttgtggttgggactacaggtgccacaatgtgttagaggtggagtcttgctcttgctcaggccgagCACTTTTCATTGGTTAACACTGAGAGGTGGCACTatgtaattaattcattaatttgttcTGGAAGGGATCAAGTGCACAATATCAGCTCAATGTGCTGTGGATCTAGCCAAGAAGAACTCAAGTCTGGTATTAGTGCCTCTGGAAGGTAGTCTGTATTTTATTGAGTACCTTTGGATGTTTTTTTGTTCTTAAGCCAGCTCCGCCCTCTTCAACACAATAATAACAAATCTGCAGGAAGAACGTTGCACATATCCAGCATTTTGTCCCAAATCGTGTGTCTAAAACGTGAACAAACACTTTTAATGAGAATCATCCTTGAACAAGTTATGAACACCCTTTAAATTCAAAGGAAACCCCGCCCCCAAACCTCTTAAACTTTATTACATCACAGCAGCTCGGGACTCCTTCCATTCAAGGGGGTGAAGTCGAATAACATCCTACAGCACCCTGCGAGTTATGATTTGGGGCTGgagtttatttcttcctgtcGTTAAAAAAAATGGCTTATTTGCCTAAGAATATTCCAGTATTTCAGAAAACAgtattctatttttaagtaaGGAACTTTGCTTTCTATAAATCACATGAGGCAGAGCTGGGAATATAGAGGGTTTTAAATTCTAACTATTTGCAAACTAGAAGGGAAGCTGGTTATGTGTTTGTGCTTGTGTCACAATCCGTCTTTTCAAGGAATTCCCAAACCGTGGACATCTGTTACTCGAGGAAGACGTTTCTCGCCGAAGGTTTTCCTGCCCGTTAGCCCTCCAGGTTCAAAAACTGTGCGGCGCATTTGAAGGCGGCAGCCGCGCCAGCTGCCAGGGTTTAAGTCAGACCTGATCCAACCTTCTGTCCGCCCCTGCCGGTCTCCCCGCCGCGCCCCAGCCCGGGGCCTCTTCCCGCACCGACCCGCCGGGGCGCCCGCTGCCCGGAGGGGCGCGAGTAGCGGGCCGCGTCGCCCGTGCCCGTAGCTGCGAGTTACGAGGTTGGACGCACGAGCTGGAAGATACCAACGGGCGGGCGAGGGGATGCGCGGCGCCGGGGCCGGCTCTGGCTTCCCTCCGCGGCCAGCGCCGGCGGGCGAGCGGCGAGGGGCGGCCCCGGCGGACCCTGCCGGGCTGCGGGGCGCGCGTGCGGCCGAGGCCGGGGCGGGAGGGCGCGGGCCGGGGGCCGAGGCGCGTCGCTCCGCCGCCGCGCGCGCTCCGGGCTCGGCGAGTCCGCCCCGGGCTTCCTGGCGGGGCTGGGCGGGCGGGGGAGGGGCCGCGCAGCAGCAGCGGAAACCAGACCTCGGCGATAAGAGGCGGCACGGCGACATGCAACAGTCTCTCCACTGCGGCTGAATGAGCCGCGGCGCGCACCATGCTCGCGTGACGAGGGACGGACAAGTTGCTTTTTCCTCCGCGGGCATCTTGGAAGCATGACTCCCCCGAGGCCCCGGGCCCTCGCCGCACAGTCGGGCCGCCTCTGAGAAGAAGATGTGAGAGGTAAGTCCGCGTCTCGCGGCTCCCGGCGCCGCGCCGCGCTCGGCATTGTTCGGCCCGCTCGGGGCCGCCCGCGGCGGGGCTGGCGGGGGGAGCGCCGGGCGGTGGCGGGCGGGCGGCGGGCGGGCGGGGGTGCTCGGCGCGGCCCGGGGCGGCGCTCGCTCCGCCTCGCGCTCTGGGGCTGCGGCTGCGGCTCCTCGGCCCGTCCCCGCTCGGCCGCTGCGGACACTGTCAGGCTCCGCCGGCGCGCGGCTCGGCGGCCGGGAGACCCAGACAGAGTTGGGGGGCGAGAAGAGAAACAGGTGCGTGGAGTGTGCTCGCCACTTAGTCACCTTGTCGCGGGAGGGTGCGAGTCCGCCCCGGGCGGTCGGCGGATCCCGCAGCCCTGTCCCCTGGCTGCCACCCCCTCCGCTTTTCATCTGGGCCGAATATGTGCACGCAAAGGTTAATTCTCTGCCTTCTACCCATAAATTACGCCTGACATGTTTAGCGGGGCTGCCTTATATGGAGAGTGCTGTTTTTCAGTCCAGTTTGCCTGCTGCCAAGTTTGCAGGGCGGAAGACGCCCTGCAGGAGAGGGCTGCTTCCagttcttggggttttttttttttttcatcgtTTTGTAGTGCGTCACtcaaaaactgtaagaaaagtaAGTATAGGAGCTCTCTGGGTGGAGCCGCAGTTGGTCGACTGCATTGCTTTCGTGAAAGGctttaaagaatgaaaagtagTTAGTGCTTGGGTTCTGGTTTTGAGACAAAAGCAGAACAAATATGtagctcccccccaccccccatacaccacttcttcttttttttaaacggAGCCGGAATCTGTTATTGGTAGTTATGTGTCATGTGAGAATACTTTGATTCCGGAGCCTGTAACACGAGCAGGTATACGGTGGAGTTAATGCCCTCCCCTCCCACAGCACTTCACCCCGACGGGGCTGCTGCTCCGAGAGGGATCGTGTTCTGACGTCTCTGCTGCTGGAGTTCTGCTGTGTACTTCGGTGGAGTTTGCCTCCCCGGGATTAAAGTTGAGTAGCAAGCTGCAAGAAAGGTCACGGCCACGGGCTTTACCCTGTTTGCCCACCAGCCCGAGAACAAGCGATTAGTAACTGGATTGTAAACTGCCGTACTCTGAAAGATTTCTTCAACCAATTACTAGACCGCGAGCGAGCTGGTCATGAATGCTTTTAGGTTCGTGAGCCCCTGCAAGTGCGTGGCGAAGCTGCACCCATGGGCATTGTGCCTCCCTCTG
It contains:
- the LOC128592624 gene encoding translation initiation factor IF-2-like; the encoded protein is MPAEEKATCPSLVTRAWCAPRLIQPQWRDCCMSPCRLLSPRSGFRCCCAAPPPPAQPRQEARGGLAEPGARAAAERRASAPGPRPPAPASAARAPRSPAGSAGAAPRRSPAGAGRGGKPEPAPAPRIPSPARWYLPARASNLVTRSYGHGRRGPLLAPLRAAGAPAGRCGKRPRAGARRGDRQGRTEGWIRSDLNPGSWRGCRLQMRRTVFEPGGLTGRKTFGEKRLPRVTDVHGLGIP